In Oscillospiraceae bacterium, the genomic window GCGCTGGAAGGACACGGCCCCAACTACATCCGGCGCAGGCTGGAAGAAGAAAAAATCCCATGCCCGACCTACTGGAACCGGGTGCGGGGCTTTCGGAACGTGTCAACCAAGTGGGAAAAGAAAGACCCGGTAAACGGGCGGTATATCTGGGACTTCTCCGTGATTAAGGACATCCTGATGAACCCCGTCTACACCGGCGCTATCGCTTCCCAGAAGAAGGAATACCGCTTCAAAATCGGCACCATCGGGGAGAAGAAGCCGGAGGAATGGATTGTCGTGGAGAACCAGCATGAGCCGCTTGTTGACCGCAAGACCTTTGACATCGTGCAGCGCAAGCTGAAATCCCGGCAGCGCCCCCGCCAGACCGGGGAAATCAGCCTGTTTGCGGGGCTTATCAAATGCGGCGAGTGCGGGAAGTCGCTGACAATCCGCTACACCAATGAGAAGCACCCGAAGCAGATTTATTCCTGTAAGACCTACAATGCCTACGGGAAACAGCACTGTTCCCAACACCGGGTTGAATACGACACCCTGTACCGGCTTGTACTGAACAAAATCCGGGAGTGCGCCAGAGCCGCCCTGATGGACGGGGAAGCCGTTGCCGGGAAGCTGTCCGACACCTGCGAAGCCGAGCAGAAAGGCCAGCGGGAAGCGTTGGAACGCTCCCTTGCCAAAGACGAGGAACGCATTGATGTTCTGGAAAAGATGGTTCTGCGGCTGTATGAGGACATGGTTGCCGGACGTATCAGCGAAGCGAACTTCAATCTGCTGATGGAAAAGACGCAGAAGGAACAGGCCGAGTTGAAGGCAAGGGCCACGGAAGGCCGGAAGAAGCTGGCCGATGAAATCCGGCTTGCGTATGACGCCCGCCAGTGGGTAGAAGCCATTCAGGAATACGCCGACATCACGGAACTGGACGCAGCTACCCTTAATCGCCTGATTAAAGAAATCGTTGTCCATGAGAGCATAGACAGCGATAAAACAAGACACATTTCTATCGAAATTCATTTTAATCTCAAACCCCTCCCGGAAGTGGAGCAGGTCACAGCCTGACCTGCCCCGCCGGGGCGGTTCTAAAAAAACTCCATAGATATTTCTTGACACGCCGCCGCCCGCCATCGAGCCGGTTTCCTACACCTATTTGGGTATGAAACAGCTCATGGCTGGCGGCGGCGTTGCGCTGGTGGGCATTACC contains:
- a CDS encoding recombinase family protein, producing MMNGMEYTDMDAILAGSFRAAIYCRLSKDDDLDGESASIANQRDMLENYCEKQGWEVVAVYQDDGYTGLNMERPDLKRMLKAIERRQINLVVTKDLSRLGRNYLQTGFLIEDFFPRHGVRYIAMNDGIDTMRDNNDIAPFKNILNEMYSKDISKKVHSSYLLKAQKGQFTGCLAPFGYQKDPEDKNHLLIDEETAPIVRRLFAWALEGHGPNYIRRRLEEEKIPCPTYWNRVRGFRNVSTKWEKKDPVNGRYIWDFSVIKDILMNPVYTGAIASQKKEYRFKIGTIGEKKPEEWIVVENQHEPLVDRKTFDIVQRKLKSRQRPRQTGEISLFAGLIKCGECGKSLTIRYTNEKHPKQIYSCKTYNAYGKQHCSQHRVEYDTLYRLVLNKIRECARAALMDGEAVAGKLSDTCEAEQKGQREALERSLAKDEERIDVLEKMVLRLYEDMVAGRISEANFNLLMEKTQKEQAELKARATEGRKKLADEIRLAYDARQWVEAIQEYADITELDAATLNRLIKEIVVHESIDSDKTRHISIEIHFNLKPLPEVEQVTA